The window GCATCACAAACCTCCTATGAATTATTTATCATTCCAATATATAATAAATTAAAAATTAATTCTTGTTTATTATATTTCAATAATATAATTGTAAACTCCTGCTCAATTAATAAAATACATCAATTTACTTTAATTTCAATATAAATCCAAATAAATCAATACCATTATAACATGATGTAGACACTATTATTGAACAATAATCCAGTTTTTTTATAAGAATAATCAAATTAAAATTTAAAGTAGCAGACAATCTAATTGTTTAAAAATTGCTTTTTTGAATCTTTAAAAGATAAATGCTATAATTTTTAATGACAAATCTCTCTAAATCTATTTAATCTAATTATTTCACCATACCATTAAGGTTCAATAACTATTTTATTAAATTATTTGCTGAACAAAATATTAGTTTATCTGAAATCATCTAAATAAAGGATTAAAGCCTCATAATTATAATCCCAAAATTGAAAAATAGTATAATTTATTAAAATTATCGTCTTATAAATCCATAGAATTTAACCAATAAAGTAATTAGCTTCTATTATTTCTTCACTGTTTCTTATTAATTTTCATCTGAGTTATATCTAGTAAGTGCTTACTCCTACAATTAATTGTTAGTGCATATAAATTATTGTTTTACTAAACCATTATCACAAAAGTACTGGTTTTTAGATTTTTTCTTCTGATATAACTTAAAGTTCTCTTCATAGATATCAGACCTATCTTTTCGTTTGTGAAATAAATGGTATTGAACAGCTTTATTTCTTAATGATTTGAATTTTATACCAGCTTCTTTTAGACGCCATTTTATATCGTCATCTTCCCCTATAGTAAGGTTCTTATAGTCTTCATCAAAGCCATTTATCTTATACATATCTTCTTTAGATATACCAAAATTACAGCCTTTTATTGCAACATTTTTAGCTCTTAAATTCAATCTAAACCAAGGAAGATATATACCTTCCTCTAAATGACTACTATTTGTTCTAAATAACTTTAATAATGATAGTTGACTTATATCCTTAGTTTCTAATAATATATTAGTAATATCTTCATCCAGCATAACTCTTCTACCATATAAGCAATAATTTAATTTTTGATACTTAGCATACTCTCTTAAAAAATTCTTATGCAAAATACAATCCCCATCTATAAAAACTAAAAATTGACCTTGGCTAATCTTTATAGCATCATTCAAAATTTTACACTTCCTTACTCCTATATCAGGATGAGATACATGTTGAATAGAGAAATTGTATTTTTTTCTTTGCTCATTTATAAATTCTTTCATTTTATCAGAATCATTATCTTCAGCAATAATTACTTCAAAATTATTATAACTTTGTAATCCAACAGATTGAAGAACTAAATCTAGAAAGTTCATACTTTTATAAACAGAAATTATTAAAGATATTTTCACATTGTAATCCATCGCTAAACCTCCCTAGCTAAAACTAATTCTCTTCTTAACAATAAAAATTTTCGATTCCCAGTTTTACCAATAAATTTTTAATTCTCTAATCAAAACACCTTGATAATAATACATATTATTCATTTTTAATTAATCCATTTATACAAAATATATTTCCTTCCTTTTTCTTCTGATTATATAACTTCTCATTCTTATTATGGTCTTCAGTTCTATTTTCTCTACCATGAAATAAATGATATTGTATAGCTAGATTTCTTAAAGATTTAAATTTAATCCCTATTTCTGAAAGTCTCCATTGAAGATCAGTATCTTCTCCAAAAGTAGGTCTTTCATAGTCTTCATCAAAACCATTTATTTTATAAATCTCATCTTTAAATAGACCAAAATTAGATCCTATAACAAATGTTCTTCTATTAATAAAATTAAATTTAAAAGGAAAATAAATTCCTTCCTCCAAATGCTTACACCCATTTACTAAAATCCTTAAAAAAGATAATGCTTTAAAATTTTTAGTTCTTAAAATCCTATTAGTTAATCTTGAATTTAATAAAACTCTTTTACTAAATAGACAAACCCCTTCACTTCTATTTTTATAATACTCTTCTAAAAATCTATGATGAAGAATAACATCCCCATCTAAAAAGACTATGAAATCAGTATTAGAAGATTTTATAGCTTTATTTAAAATTTTATTTTTTCTAAAGCCCTTATCCTGTTGTGATACATGTTTAATTAAAAATAAATGCTTTTTTCTCTCTTCTTCAATAAACTTCTTCATATCTTCTGAATTGTTATCTTCGGCTATTATCACTTCAAAATTTTTAAAAGTTTGTATATCCAAGGACTTAAGGAGTAATTCCAAAAAATCTAACCTATTATAAACTGCAATTATAACAGAAATTTGGGCTGAAGTACTTACCATATAGTTAACCTCCACATATATTCCTTATATTAAAATCATTCAAATTACTATTTTGTATAATATATCTTCTTATTCATAATTGTTTCAATCTTAAAGTCATTTGCTTCCTTTATTGACCTATCTCTAAACCTTAAATATTTGTTTTCATCAAACATTAGTTCTTCTATAATTACATAAACAAAAATTCTAATATCATCAAATCTTTAACTTATTCTAAACGAGCATATATATATTACCAAAATAATAATAGCTCCAAAAATAATTTTAATATATAATGCTCAATTATATAAATTACCAAACTTACCTTTTCTTCTTATATACTACTCTTTTATATTATTACCTTGAATTAATCGATTAATTATCACTGTACTCAAACCCAAAAGAAACCATGTAGTTCTTCCTATCACTGATTTATAGAAGTTATATTCTGTCATTCCTTGAATCACATAAACACCAAAAACCATTGCAAAGGAAAATAAAATAAATAACTTGTAATATTCATCATTTACTTTACAGTAACTCCTATACAAGTAAATTAAAATAGAATAAAGTAAATAAATAAAACCTGATAAACCAATAATTCCAGTTTCAGCTAAAAAGTTGAAGAAGTTATTATGGGCATGGCTACTGGACGTAGTGTTAGGCTGTGTATATGAAGTATCATATACTTCTTGAAAATTACCTATCCCAACCCCATTAATAGGGTTATCCCTAAACATTAAAATTGAACCCTTCCATAATGCAATTCTACCTAAGTTACTCCTACTGTGCTCTATATCAATAATACTTTTAATTCTATTCTGAATTACCTGAGGAGTACATAATCCTAATAAGACTATAATTAATAAAAAGATTGGAATCCATCTCTTATCTCGAATCCAGAAGACAAGAAATCCTGCTCCAATTAATCCTAACCAGGCCCCACGAGTCTGATTATAAAGTAAAGTCAAAGTAAATAATATAGCCAATATACTATAGCCTATAATCCCTTTCAAATCCTTCCTTAACCATACAAGATAAACGATTACAAAAATTAAATAAATTAATAAAAGTGCACCAAAATCTAATGCCATATAATTAGCCTTAATTCTCCTAATTCCTAAATAATACTTTTGCCAACCAAGAGCATAAATCGATGCTATAGTCATTGATAACAGACCTGTCTTAAATAGTTTGTCTGCCAACTTAGCATCTTTGACAGTAGTAATTATCATATAATATAGGATAAAAAATAAAATATAATCCTCTAAACCATCTATACTCTCTTCCAAATTATAAGTACCAATAAAGGATATCAATATAGTCAATAAAAATATTAATATCGGTAAATTAAAATAATTATTCTTAATACCAGAATTAAAATCTCTAGTTATTACAGCTTTAGTTAAGTATCCTAAAAAAGCTAATCCAAGACCAATACTTGATCCAGCAATCGATAAAGCTGAACTGAAAGCCATTATAAATAGCCCTCCAATGATTAATTTATCCAAATAACAGCTAGCTCTCCCAAAACTCACACAACCACACCCTTAATTATAAATTAACTGCTAAAACCATTACTAATAAACACCTTTTAAAAACTAAGTATTAATACATTCCAACAAATTTACTTATAGTTATATTGCTAAATATACTTCTTTAAATGAATATTTCTTATTTTCTTATTAATCCTTTGATATTTCTTTTCCATTTTAAAAATTTCTTTCGATTTTCTCTTAATCTAACTATCAATTCTACCAGTTTTTCGTAATTATCCAAATCATAACCTTTGATTAAAATCTCTTGTTCATCCCTTTTTAATTTAAACCTAGCTAAATCTTTCATTCGTGCTTTCATGGTCAAACGCTTTTTTATCCTACCCCTATTTAAATCTATATAGTAAAATCTAGGTTTATTATCAATATCCTCAACCAAGATATTTCCAGCATGTAAATCATTATGAACTATACCTGCATCATGCATTTTTTTAATATCTTTAGCAATCTGAGGTAACCACTCTTTCACCCTGCTTCTTAAAGGATGCTTATCATCTTTCAAAATATTTAATAAATTATAATCATAATCAATGTACTCAGTAATAAAGTAACTAGAGATTATCTTGTTAAATCTACCTCGTTTCTCTAACAAAGCAATTGGTTTAGGTGTTCTTAGACCAATCTCTTCTAAAGCTAAAGCTAACTTAAGAGATCTAACTGCTTTAGAATCTAAGAAACAGAATCTCAATTTATCATATTTTCTAGTTAAATTAAATTTCTTTATTATAATATCTTCATTAATTCCAGGAATATTGTCAGTTTCAAAGTGAATTAAAACATTCCGAACATCATATACCTTTTCTCCACCTTTTCGACTTTCAATCTCTTCAATAAATTTTTTAAACTCAGGGTTTTTAAAGCCTTCATTCATCCATAATAACTGATTATTATTACCAGTCTCCCTTTGAATATAATCAACTTTATTACCTATCTCTAATTTTAGAGACATGATTTTCACCTCTTACTAATAATACAAATTTTATTTCATTCTCAAGTAAACACTTTCCAGTTCTTTGACCTTATCTTCAAAAGTAAATTTTTCTTTTACAATTCTTCTACCTAAACTCCCCATCTCAAGCCATAGATTCTTATCTTTAATCATCTTTATTACCTTATCTGCTATATCTTGGGGATTCTTGCTTTCAGCCAAATAACCACTCTCCCCATCTACTATAACTTCAGCAATATTGCTTACATCAGTGCTGACTACAGGTTTTCCTACTGCCATAGCCTCTGCAATAACAAAACCAAACCCTTCCCATAAAGCTGTATGCAATAAGAAATCTATCTGAGACATAATATTATAAATATCTGTTCTAAATCCAGTAAATATAATATAATCCTCTAAATTTAATTCCTTAACCTGCTTTCTTAATTCTTCTTCCAATTCACCTTTTCCTACAAGTAAAATTTTGAAGTTATCTATCTCTCTTCTTAAAAGATCAACAGCTTCTATCAAATATCTATGCCCCTTTTGTTTACTCAATCGTCCTATATTAGCTATTAGAATTTCACCATCTTTAATTCCAAACTCTTCCCTTATATTGGATCCTTGGCTATTCTCTTTTATTCCATCTAACTTAATTCCATTATAAATAATCTCTATCTTATCTTCATTCAGCCAATCTGAAGTATTCGCTAAGATGGTATCCTTAGTAGCTTGGGAATTAGCTATAATATCACTAACACAGTCTCTTAATAAGAATTTAGTATAAAATTTATCCTTAATAGGAATAGCACTACCTCTTCGATAAATAATCTGCTTTATACCTGCTAATTTAGCCGCTAATGCTCCAAACTTCAAATCCTGGGATAAATTTAAAAAGATGGTATCTATTCTTTCTCTTTTTAGAAAATTGATAAAAGAAAATAACTTTATAGGATTAAGGGCAGATAGACTTCCTTTTACAGAAACCACTTCAGTCCTAATCTCAGCATTTTGAGCTCTTTGATAAAGCTCGCTCTTAGGTACACTAGCGATAATTACTTCATACCCTCTGTTATGCAATTCATGAGCAGTATCAAAGGTCCATTTCTCTCCTCCACCCCACTCTACACAACTATTTAAAAATAAAATCTTCTTCATTATCTTTCTCTCCCTGACTCAAATTGATTCTTCTCCCATAGTTTAATATACTTTAAAAATTGATAGTAAGATGATAATACTGATACTATTAACCCTGATACTCCTAATAAAAAACCCTTTTTTATGATGAATTTTTTAATAAATTCTGCTATAGGTCTCAAAATGATATAAGCTATTCCCTTCTTCTTCCCTGCTTTATATTTTTTCTCAGCATCAAGACTAGTATACTGATTAATCTTACTTAAGTAATGACTTAAATCACGATAAGTATAATGAATAAAATCATTATGTAATTTATCTATCTTTCCCTCTATATCTACCCCTTCATGGACTAAACCCCTATATCTATTATGGGATTTAAATAATCTTAGAGTATAATCAGGATACCAACCACAATATTTAATCCATTTTCCTAAAAAATAATTCTTCCTAGGAATCTTATACCCTTCAGCATTAGCATTCTTTAATTTAGCAATAATCTCATCTCTCAACTCACGTGTAACTCTTTCATCTGCATCTATCGCCAATACCCATTCAGAATCTATCTGATCTAATCCAAAGTTACGTTGAGAAGCAAAGTCATCAAACTTCCTTTGATAGATTCTATTAGTATACTCTTTAGCCAATTCTAGAGTCTTATCTTGACTATAGGAATCTACTACTACAATATCTTCAATCCAATCTATACTTTTTAAACACTCAGTAATATTCTCTTCTTCATTATAAGTTAATACTAAAGCTGATAATGATATCATCATTTCCTCCTGACCAATTAAATATTAATAAATAATAAGTAATCTTTTGAATTACTAGTAGGCATTTATTGGGAAATCTTATGATCTTTTAAGGAAAACTGTCTTTTCCTATCAAATTCCTCTTATAAACTATTATCAACTCTCTTTAATACATCCTCAGCACTAATCTCCTCCAAGCACTTATGATGCTCTAAAGGGCAATGATGATGTCCACAAGGGCGACAATCAATCCCATTTTCAATCACCTGATGGTTTTGCCCATATGGACGATACTTCTGCTCATCAGAAGGACCAAATAAGGCTATTGTAGGTGTTCCTACTGCTGCTGCCACATGGACTGGTCCAGTATCACCACTGATAAACAAATCACACCTTGCTGCTAAAGCAGCTAATTCTTTTAAAGTGGTCTTTCCAGTTGCAATAATTGGGGTAGTATTCATCATCTTAACTATCTCATTTACTCTCTCTACATCCCCTGGTCCACCAAAAAAGATAACCTTAGCTTTAAATTCTTCCTGTAATCTATCTCCTAGCTGAGCAAAACCATCTTTAGTCCATTGCTTAGTAGGCCAGCTACCTCCTGTGTTTAGACCTACTACTCTATCCTCATCCTTTATACCATGCTTCTGTAAGAAGTCTGCCATATTCTCACTAGCTTCCTGATTGACCTGTAACTCTATCCCTTGATTGTCTATGCTTTCAAAGCCTATCTCTGCTAAAAAATTAAGATAAACATCTACCATATGCATATTATCTGCTGGTGCTAACTCTTGATCGAGCCAGATTCCTCTTCCCTTACCACCAAAACCAATAGTATAAGCTGGATTAATTACTTTCAATAATAGTGCTGTTCGCCAGTTCCCATGGGGATTAAGACCTAAATCATAATTATTCTGACTTAACCTCCTAGCAAAACTCCAACTCTCCTTTATACTCCATTTCTTATTATAGGCATAGACCTGGTCTAAGTAAGGATTTCCCTCTATAATATCAAAGAAGCTA of the Orenia metallireducens genome contains:
- a CDS encoding lipopolysaccharide kinase InaA family protein: MSLKLEIGNKVDYIQRETGNNNQLLWMNEGFKNPEFKKFIEEIESRKGGEKVYDVRNVLIHFETDNIPGINEDIIIKKFNLTRKYDKLRFCFLDSKAVRSLKLALALEEIGLRTPKPIALLEKRGRFNKIISSYFITEYIDYDYNLLNILKDDKHPLRSRVKEWLPQIAKDIKKMHDAGIVHNDLHAGNILVEDIDNKPRFYYIDLNRGRIKKRLTMKARMKDLARFKLKRDEQEILIKGYDLDNYEKLVELIVRLRENRKKFLKWKRNIKGLIRK
- a CDS encoding glycosyltransferase family 2 protein, whose protein sequence is MISLSALVLTYNEEENITECLKSIDWIEDIVVVDSYSQDKTLELAKEYTNRIYQRKFDDFASQRNFGLDQIDSEWVLAIDADERVTRELRDEIIAKLKNANAEGYKIPRKNYFLGKWIKYCGWYPDYTLRLFKSHNRYRGLVHEGVDIEGKIDKLHNDFIHYTYRDLSHYLSKINQYTSLDAEKKYKAGKKKGIAYIILRPIAEFIKKFIIKKGFLLGVSGLIVSVLSSYYQFLKYIKLWEKNQFESGRER
- a CDS encoding glycosyltransferase; translation: MDYNVKISLIISVYKSMNFLDLVLQSVGLQSYNNFEVIIAEDNDSDKMKEFINEQRKKYNFSIQHVSHPDIGVRKCKILNDAIKISQGQFLVFIDGDCILHKNFLREYAKYQKLNYCLYGRRVMLDEDITNILLETKDISQLSLLKLFRTNSSHLEEGIYLPWFRLNLRAKNVAIKGCNFGISKEDMYKINGFDEDYKNLTIGEDDDIKWRLKEAGIKFKSLRNKAVQYHLFHKRKDRSDIYEENFKLYQKKKSKNQYFCDNGLVKQ
- a CDS encoding glycosyltransferase produces the protein MKKILFLNSCVEWGGGEKWTFDTAHELHNRGYEVIIASVPKSELYQRAQNAEIRTEVVSVKGSLSALNPIKLFSFINFLKRERIDTIFLNLSQDLKFGALAAKLAGIKQIIYRRGSAIPIKDKFYTKFLLRDCVSDIIANSQATKDTILANTSDWLNEDKIEIIYNGIKLDGIKENSQGSNIREEFGIKDGEILIANIGRLSKQKGHRYLIEAVDLLRREIDNFKILLVGKGELEEELRKQVKELNLEDYIIFTGFRTDIYNIMSQIDFLLHTALWEGFGFVIAEAMAVGKPVVSTDVSNIAEVIVDGESGYLAESKNPQDIADKVIKMIKDKNLWLEMGSLGRRIVKEKFTFEDKVKELESVYLRMK
- a CDS encoding glycosyltransferase codes for the protein MVSTSAQISVIIAVYNRLDFLELLLKSLDIQTFKNFEVIIAEDNNSEDMKKFIEEERKKHLFLIKHVSQQDKGFRKNKILNKAIKSSNTDFIVFLDGDVILHHRFLEEYYKNRSEGVCLFSKRVLLNSRLTNRILRTKNFKALSFLRILVNGCKHLEEGIYFPFKFNFINRRTFVIGSNFGLFKDEIYKINGFDEDYERPTFGEDTDLQWRLSEIGIKFKSLRNLAIQYHLFHGRENRTEDHNKNEKLYNQKKKEGNIFCINGLIKNE
- a CDS encoding O-antigen ligase family protein, translating into MAFSSALSIAGSSIGLGLAFLGYLTKAVITRDFNSGIKNNYFNLPILIFLLTILISFIGTYNLEESIDGLEDYILFFILYYMIITTVKDAKLADKLFKTGLLSMTIASIYALGWQKYYLGIRRIKANYMALDFGALLLIYLIFVIVYLVWLRKDLKGIIGYSILAILFTLTLLYNQTRGAWLGLIGAGFLVFWIRDKRWIPIFLLIIVLLGLCTPQVIQNRIKSIIDIEHSRSNLGRIALWKGSILMFRDNPINGVGIGNFQEVYDTSYTQPNTTSSSHAHNNFFNFLAETGIIGLSGFIYLLYSILIYLYRSYCKVNDEYYKLFILFSFAMVFGVYVIQGMTEYNFYKSVIGRTTWFLLGLSTVIINRLIQGNNIKE
- the waaF gene encoding lipopolysaccharide heptosyltransferase II, with amino-acid sequence MNDNISKVKRILIIDLLYLGDLIFLTPFIRNLRNKYPKAKIDMIVNSSFFDIIEGNPYLDQVYAYNKKWSIKESWSFARRLSQNNYDLGLNPHGNWRTALLLKVINPAYTIGFGGKGRGIWLDQELAPADNMHMVDVYLNFLAEIGFESIDNQGIELQVNQEASENMADFLQKHGIKDEDRVVGLNTGGSWPTKQWTKDGFAQLGDRLQEEFKAKVIFFGGPGDVERVNEIVKMMNTTPIIATGKTTLKELAALAARCDLFISGDTGPVHVAAAVGTPTIALFGPSDEQKYRPYGQNHQVIENGIDCRPCGHHHCPLEHHKCLEEISAEDVLKRVDNSL